CTTGCAGGATCGTATGGACCACCCCCGAAGATCACACTATCTGGTAGCGGACGTATCTGACTAAAATCTGCGGTCACTGCTATATAACAACGGTTTACTCGCAGCTCTAAAACCTGTGATTACTCCAACATATCTGCAACTTAGTATCTCAAAATAATTTGTGATAATCAATTTCCTAAATACTGGTGTTCAACAATCATTATCCAATGCGTAACATCTAATAGCCTTCAAAAAATCAACAATAGCTCATGCATGTTTCAGTAGCCGGGTGCCCCACACAATCTTGCTGTTTTCTTAAATACCTCTTTTTGGGGTGGTGCATACAACTCGTTAGAGTTGTGTGCACGCCGTAGGCGCAAGAAGTCATTCCGTGACCAATGCAAATTCTCACAGATCTTATACATATACGAAAACGCTGATCTGTAGATTTAAAAATCGGTAGTCGAGATTATGCTTGTTTATGCCCTCAAACTTGCGGGGTATTACTTCTTGTTGCTTCGCAATACAGACAAAAATCCTGATTTTTGTCTGTACCACCCATCTAGTTCCATTTAAATTACAGGTCGGATTAATGAAGTAAATATTAAATAATATCAAATAATTACCCTCAAACTTATCTATATACCCGCAGAAAAGGTGTCAATTACAACCGGTGGTATCTGCAACCGATCTCAAGTTTTCCGCCATTTTTAAACCTGTACTACCTCCAACATATCTGCAACTTAGTATCTCAAAATAATTTGTGATAATCAATTTCCTAAATACTGGTGTTCAACAATCATTATCCTAAGCGTAACATCTAATAGCCTTCAAAAGGTCAACAATACTCATGGCATGTTCAGTAGCCAGAAAACGATGGATGTCATGGCCTTAACGAAGTGCAAAGAATGCGGCAAAGAGATCAGCGACAACCGGGCCGACTACTCGCCAGAAGAAGCCCACATCAGCCATATCCATGGGATAGTATGAGAACAAGTAATTCAAGGCCACCCGCGGTTTATAATTTCCTAGTCGCCCGGCCTTATATTCCGGGTGACGCTTTTGAGCAAGCGGCTGAGCTCCTCGTTCTGAAAGCGAAGCCCCTGTAATAATTTTCGCCTTTCAAGGGAGAGCCTCTGAAGGCCCCAGAGGCACCTTTGCAGGGTCTCTTCCTGGGTGTGACGCTGGAAATAAAGAGGCAGGTTGACCTCAAAAAAGGAGAGGCTATCCGCGTCCTTAAGCAGATCGGAGCGGGGGTCCCCGCCTGTTTCGTGACAGCGGACCAGGCGGCAGACGTCTTCGGCCAGGCCGTCCGGCGTTCCGCACCCGGACATGACCTCCTTCAGGATTTGAGCGCTGTTTAAGGCGTGGGCGGATTTAAAGGCGCTGAAATCGGTAAAATCGGCCTGGCAAACTTTTTGCTCCTCAAGGGCCCGTTCGATGTCATGCCCGAGCGCGGCGATTCTCAGGGCTTCATCCGCGTCAGGCTCAAGCCTCAAGAGCCAGTCAAGCGTGTTTCGGGAATGGCCCGGGTCTTCCGGGACTTTTGATTTGGCGATGATTTCATGGATTTTCTGCCTGACGCAGCCGATGCTATCCATGGCTCTGGCAGACAATGACGCGCCGAACGGTTTCCGCATTCATGATCACGGCGATGATGATGAGGGTCAAAAAGGGCAGGTTGAGCAGGGCGCCTAAAAAGATGAGAAAGAGGCGCATGTCTCGCCCCAGGCGAAGGCTGCGGCCGGGTTTAATCCGCTCGCGCATCAGGCCGTCATACTTGTCCGCTGTATAGCTGAGCATGAAGGAGCCGATGATGGCTAAAAATCCCACGGCCATGACAGCGTCCTGAGGATTTTTTCCATAGGCATGCCAGGTCAGCCCGAAGAGCAGGAACGCATCCGCATAGCGGTCCAGGACCGCATCGAACCAGCCGCCAAAAGGGCTGGCCTGAAACTTGAGCCGCGATATCTCCCCGTCGCAGCCGTCAACAATGGAAGCAAGTTGAGCCAGAAGTCCTCCGAGGGCCAGGGTGATATAGCCGCCGACCATGAACAGGGCCGCAGCCAGGAGAGAGATGAGAAAGGCGGCCAGGGAGATCTGGTTCGGCGTGACAGGAGTTTTGGCGAGGTGTCTGGAGATTCTGAGGGACAGGGGGCGGTTGATGTACCGGGCGACCGGCCCGTCGGCTGGTTTGCCTTTGAGGTGGCGCAGGAGGTAATCTTCGGCCTTGTCCAGGGCCTCGGGGTCATCCACGTCAACCCAGAACTTGCCTTGAGTCTTAAAGGCCTTGACCCTGCCTCTGGACGCAAGGAGCCTCACCGCGCTGGAAAGCGCGCTGTCGCCGGATTTTGATATGCTTTCTTTGATCCCCTGGAAGATGACCGGCGAGCTTAGGAAGATGCCGGTGTCAAAGGCATTGAACTCCTTGATATTCTTACCGATATTTACGACCTTCTCTTCCTTAAACTCCACCTTGGTTACGTCGTCCAGGCGGGCCAGACAGTTGCTAGTGTCGAGGTCAACGGCCAGCGCGATCTCGCCCTCGCCCAGGGGCTGCCCTTTCAGGTCTTTTAAGATATCAACGTCGAAAAGATGGTCCGCCATCAAGAGGACGAACTTCTCCTTGAGGTGTTTCTCGGCCTTGAGCACTGAGAGCGCATTACCCTCTTCCCAGGCCTCATTGATGACATGAGTGATCTTCGTATGGCGCTTAAGCGCCAGGTCGTCCAGAAAAAGGCGCACCTTTTCGCCCTTAAAGCCGGTGACCACGTAAAAGTCGTCCATACCGGCTTCGAGGGCTGACCGGATGACTCGTTCGATGAGAGGCACGCCCAGGATGGGGACAAGGGGTTTGGGGTTACCTTTTTGGTAAAGCCTGCTGCCCTTCCCTGCGGCGATGATCAGACACTTCATCTACCATCTCCATGCGGGTTCCGCGGATAAAGGCTTCGGTCATGCGAAAGGCTTCATCGTCGGTGTACTGCCGCGGCGGATGTTTCATGAAGTAGGCCGAGGGTGAATAGAGGGTGCCGCCCTCACCCCGGTCCAGGGCGATCTTACAGCAGCGGATGGCGTCAATGGTAACGCCGGCGGAATTGGGGGAGTCTTCGACTGAGAGTCTGAGCTCCAAATCCATGGGCACGTCTCCGAAGAGCTTTCCTTCCATGCGGATAAAGCAGACCTTGTTGTCCTTTTGCCAGGGAACATAATCACTGGGTCCGACATGGATGTTCTCGCTGTCCAGCCGTTCGGCCGCGACTGACTGTACCGCCTCTGTTTTGGAAGTTTTTTTGGAGATGAGGCGGCTGCGGTTGAGCATATTCAGGAAATC
The nucleotide sequence above comes from Deltaproteobacteria bacterium. Encoded proteins:
- a CDS encoding NTP transferase domain-containing protein, which translates into the protein MKCLIIAAGKGSRLYQKGNPKPLVPILGVPLIERVIRSALEAGMDDFYVVTGFKGEKVRLFLDDLALKRHTKITHVINEAWEEGNALSVLKAEKHLKEKFVLLMADHLFDVDILKDLKGQPLGEGEIALAVDLDTSNCLARLDDVTKVEFKEEKVVNIGKNIKEFNAFDTGIFLSSPVIFQGIKESISKSGDSALSSAVRLLASRGRVKAFKTQGKFWVDVDDPEALDKAEDYLLRHLKGKPADGPVARYINRPLSLRISRHLAKTPVTPNQISLAAFLISLLAAALFMVGGYITLALGGLLAQLASIVDGCDGEISRLKFQASPFGGWFDAVLDRYADAFLLFGLTWHAYGKNPQDAVMAVGFLAIIGSFMLSYTADKYDGLMRERIKPGRSLRLGRDMRLFLIFLGALLNLPFLTLIIIAVIMNAETVRRVIVCQSHG
- a CDS encoding DUF4202 family protein, which translates into the protein MRKPFGASLSARAMDSIGCVRQKIHEIIAKSKVPEDPGHSRNTLDWLLRLEPDADEALRIAALGHDIERALEEQKVCQADFTDFSAFKSAHALNSAQILKEVMSGCGTPDGLAEDVCRLVRCHETGGDPRSDLLKDADSLSFFEVNLPLYFQRHTQEETLQRCLWGLQRLSLERRKLLQGLRFQNEELSRLLKSVTRNIRPGD